A stretch of the Vigna radiata var. radiata cultivar VC1973A chromosome 9, Vradiata_ver6, whole genome shotgun sequence genome encodes the following:
- the LOC106773823 gene encoding short-chain dehydrogenase reductase 2a, with protein MGRAEVIPENPLQAVPILSRESSFSSSPRRLEGKVAIVTGGARGIGEATVRVFVKNGARVVIADVEDALGRMVAETLAPSATYVHCDVSVEEEVENLVSSTVSRYGQVDIMFNNAGVLGNQSKNKSILNFDPNEFDSVMQVNVKGMALGIKHAARAMIPKGIGCIISTASVAGVMGGLGPHAYTASKHAIVGLTKNTACELGRYGIRVNCISPFGVATNMLVNAWRIGDCDEEGGDDDEGMNFGLPFPEEVEKMEGIVRGLANLKGPTLRPKDIAEAALYLASDESKYVSGHNLVVDGGVTSSRNCIGL; from the coding sequence GTTGGAGGGCAAGGTTGCTATTGTAACAGGGGGTGCGAGAGGGATTGGTGAAGCAACGGTGCGAGTGTTCGTGAAGAATGGTGCGAGGGTGGTGATAGCGGATGTCGAGGATGCACTTGGCAGGATGGTGGCGGAGACCTTGGCCCCTTCAGCCACGTACGTGCACTGCGACGTTAGCGTGGAAGAAGAGGTTGAGAATTTGGTGAGTTCCACAGTTTCTCGGTACGGGCAAGTGGACATAATGTTCAACAACGCAGGGGTGTTAGGAAACCAGTCGAAGAACAAAAGCATTCTGAACTTTGACCCGAACGAGTTCGACAGTGTGATGCAAGTGAACGTGAAGGGCATGGCCTTGGGGATCAAGCACGCTGCAAGGGCCATGATTCCTAAGGGCATTGGGTGCATAATTTCCACTGCTAGTGTTGCTGGGGTGATGGGGGGTCTTGGCCCACATGCTTACACTGCCTCAAAGCATGCGATTGTGGGGCTAACCAAGAACACTGCTTGTGAGTTGGGGAGGTATGGGATAAGGGTGAATTGTATTTCCCCCTTTGGGGTGGCCACCAACATGCTTGTGAATGCTTGGAGAATAGGTGATTGTGATGAGGAAGgaggtgatgatgatgagggTATGAATTTTGGGTTACCATTTCCAGAGGAGGTGGAGAAAATGGAGGGGATTGTGAGAGGGCTTGCCAACTTGAAAGGACCAACTCTAAGACCCAAAGACATTGCTGAGGCTGCACTCTATCTTGCCAGTGATGAGTCTAAGTATGTTAGCGGTCATAATCTTGTGGTGGATGGTGGAGTCACCTCCTCAAGAAACTGCATTGGTTTGTAA